Within the Acidobacteriota bacterium genome, the region TCCGATTTTGTTTCGGCCAAGCCAGACACGCCACAAAGCGTGACCAGCGCGGCCAGTGCAAAGGCAGATAAAGTTATGCGTTTCATCTTGGCCCTCCTTCCTTAACTCAGCGCCAACTATTGAGCGCTGATGACAAGCCCACAGAGCGCAAGCACCGTGCCGTTTTGATTGGCTACAGACTGGCCGGCTGAACTGTTTGAAAAGGCAGCACGTTGCCGCAGCACGCCAAAAAGACGGAAAAAATTTGCCTGGGGCGCTTTGTACCATCCGGGCCGCCGCTGGGACAGATTGGTAAGACGTGCCAGAGACCGTCCCGAAAGTCATGGCTGATTCTCGCCCTTGCGGCGGCGAGACAGTTTTGCGCTCGCAACGCATGCGCGTGGCGGAAAGGTCATTGCCGGCCAGTCCTCAAACTGGCTTCATTACGAAGCCCTTAGGTCTTAGCGCCTCTTCTCTTCACTTTCAGCAAACTAGCGCTTGGCACAAACGTTGCAGTTTGTCGTGCTGTGATGATCGAGAACAAATACTGAATTGATGAGCGCGTGTGGGCGCGCAGTTAATCAACACAAATCATCATCGAGCAGGGGAGAGGGTCATGAAATTTGGTCTATGCAACGCCTTAGCGCATTGCTTATGCTTGCTGATTCTTACGGGCAGTTTTAGCACGCGCGTTTCCGCCCAGACACCACTACCGCAACCAGAGCCAACACGCTCGCCAAGTCCGCCCCTGAGCATCCAGCCCCTGAGTATTCAGGCTGACACGCTGACGCAACGCATGCCCGATCATCTGACCGGCGTGGCGGCGGACAAGGTGGTGCGCTGGACGCTGAAAGATTCGATTCTGGCGGCGCTCGAAAAGAATCCGGACATCGAGATCGGGCGGCAAAGTGTACGGCTGGCGCAATTCAGCATTCTGGCGGCGCAAGGGGTTTACGACCCGCTGGCGTCATCAACGCTCAATTACAATTGGCAGCGCACGCCGAACTTCTCGCAATTCAGCGGCAGCGCGCAGGATTTTTTACAGAACACTTCGCTCACCTATAACTTCGGTTATTTGCAAGCGGTCGAACGCACGGGCGGCAGCTATCAAATCAATTTCAATAACGCCCGGAACACTTCCAACACCGCCAATCTGGCGACTTACTATAATCCGGCCTTAACACTGGCGTTGACACAACCGTTGCAGCGCAACTTCGCCATTGATGCCAATCGCCATCTCATTCAAATCAACAAGAAAAAGCTCGACCTCTCTGACGCACAGTTTCGCCAACAGGTAATTCAAATCATCGCCAGCGTGGAGCAGGTATATTGGGACTTGAGCTTCGCCATTCGCAGCGAAGAGATTCAGCGTGATGCATTAAAACTGGCCGAAACACAATTACGGAATAACCAGGAGCAGGTCAAAGCCGGCACGCTCGCACAAATAGATGTGATTACCGCCGCCACTCAAGTGGAGACCGTGCGCCAGCAGGTTTTTCAGGCCATGCAAGCTGTCGCGCAGGCCGAAGACGCCTTGAAATTATTGACCGTTGAAGGCACCACGGATGAGTTGTGGATTAGCCAGATCGTGCCGGTTGAAAGCTTTGAGTTAAAACCGTTGACGTTGTCGTTACCCGACGCGCTGCAACTGGCGCTCGACAATCGGCCTGAAATCAACCAATTCGCGCCGCAAAAAGAGATAAATGACATAGACGTGAAATACTTCCGCGACCAGACCAAGCCGCAGGTTGACCTGACCGCGTCATACGGAGTGGTGGGCGTGGGCGGATCAGCGGCATCTTTCCCCGATGCCAATGGCGTCCTGCAACCGGCCAAGGTGTCGCCGGTTTTCATCGGCGGCTATGGCACGGCGCTCGACAGCCTCGCCAAAAATTCGTTCCCGGTCGTGCGCGTGGGCTTGAATCTCGCCCTGCCCCTGCACAATCGCACGGCGCAAGCCAATCTGGGCAGCGCGCTGGAAACCGGTCGCCAACTCGACACCCAGTTGCGCAAACAACAACAAACCATCCAATCCGACGTGCGCACGGCCTATCACGCCGTCGAAGCCGCCCGGCTGAGTTATGGCGCGGCCCGTTCCGCGCGCGCATACGCCGAACAGCAATTGTCCGGCGAACAAGAGAAATTTTCGGTCGGCCTTTCCACCACCTTCCTGGTGCTGACCCGTCAGAACGACCTGACACAAGCGCGCGGCGTCGAGGTGCAAACCCTGACCAATTACAACAAAGCGGTGGCCGACTTACAGCGCGCCATTGCGGCCACACTGAGCGCAAACAGCATCGAAATTCAATCTGGTAAAGACAACCCGCTTGGCTCAGGCAGGCCGTAACTGTGCGGCCAAACCTGGCTTGAGGAAGACAACGATGAGTGCAAATACAAAATCCCTCCCCCAACCGGATTTGACCGCAGCACAAGATGAACCACAGCGCGTCAATGGGCCTGGGGCCGTCGTGACGGTGTTCCGGCTGGAACCACAATCGGCCAAGCGGCTCAAAGAGGTCACGGCGGCACCGCCGGCTCCGCCTCCGACAACAGCGGAAGCGCCACGCCCGGCGGCCGGCCAAAATGAAGCGTTGCCCGCCGCCGGTCACCAAAGCCATACACGCTGGTGGTTGCTGTTATTCGCTGTCTTGCTCGCAAGCGGATTCTGGGCGTACCAGCGACCCCCTGCCGTCAGTGCGCCGCTAAAACCCGCGCGGAATGCCGTGCCCAGTGTGCCGGTAACGATTGCCACCGCGCGCACGAGCGACATTCCCGTTTATCTGAACGGGCTGGGCACCGTCACACCACTCAACACCATCTCCGTGAAAACGCGGCTGGACGGCCAATTGACCCGCATAGATTTCAAGGAAGGACAATTCGTCAACAAAGGCGCGTTGCTGGCGGAAATTGACGCGCGCCCTTACGAAGTACAACTGGCGCAAGCACAGGCGCAACTGGAACGCGATCAAGCGACGCTCAACAACGCCAAGGCCGATCTGGCGCGTTACCAGTATCTGGTCGGCAAAGGCATCATTCCGCAACAGCAGGTAGACACGCAGGCTGCGGTGGTCGCCCAGAATTCCGCCGTCATCAAGGTGGATGAAACGCAGATAGACAATGCGAAATTGCAATTGACCTATTGCCGCATCACTGCGCCCATCAGCGGACGCATCGGGCTGCGACAAGTTGATCCCGGCAATATGGTGCATGCGGCGGATGCCAACGGTTTGGTCGTCATCACACAAGTGCAGCCTATCGGTGTGCTCTTCACTATTCCCGAAGACAGTTTGAGTGCCGTGTTGCAAAAATTTCGCACGGGCGCGCAATTGTCGGCGGAAGCCTATGACCGCAGCGGACAGACGAAACTCGTCGCGGGCCGTTTGCTGACGATGGATAACCAGATTGATCCGGCCACTGGCACGAACCGTTTGAAAGCCGTGTTTGAGAACAAAGCGAACGCGCTCTTCCCCAATCAATTCGTCAATATTCGGTTGTTGGTCGAAACGCAAAAAGACAAAGTGTTGATCCCCGCCGTCGCCATTCAGCGTGGCCCGAACGGAGCTTTTGTGTATGTCGTAAAACCCGACCAAACCGTCGAAGTGCGTCCCGTCACCGTCAGCACAATGGAAGGGACAGAGGCCGCGATTGATTCCGGCCTTGCCGCCAATGAACAAGTCGTGACCGACGGCGTAGACAAATTGCAAGCCGGCAGCAAAGTGCAAATCGCCAACAAAGAAAAGGCTGGAGCCTGATGAAGGATGAACGATGAACGATAGACTAATCGGGTTTCGCTTCATCCTTCATCCCTCATCCCTCTGAGATTTCTATGAGTCCTTCACGCATTTTTATCGAACGCCCGGTCGCCACGTCATTGCTGATGGCGGCGATTTTGTTGTCGGGCATCGTCGCGTATTTTCAATTGCCCGTGTCGGCGTTGCCACAGGTGGATTATCCGACGATTCAGGTGCTGACGTTTTATCCCGGAGCCAGCCCCGACGTGATGGCTTCATCAGTCACGGCTCCGCTGGAGCGGCAGTTCGGGCAAATGCCGGGCTTGAATCAGATGACGTCCAGCAGTTCGTTTGGCAGTTCGTTGATTACGCTGCAATTTGATCTGGAACTCAGTCTGGATGTAGCCGAACAAGAGGTGCAGGCTTCGATCAATGCGGGGACGACATTTTTGCCGAAAGACCTGCCGAATCCACCGATTTACAGCAAAACCAATCCGGCGGATGCGCCGATTATCACGCTGGCGTTGACCTCCGACACGTTGCCGTTGGCAAAAGTCGAAGACCTTGCGGATACGCGATTGGCGCAAAAGATTTCGCAATTGCCCGGCGTCGGTTTGGTCAGTATCAGCGGCGGGCAAAAACCGGCGGTGCGCATTCAGGCCAACCCAACTGCGCTGGCGGCATATGGCATGAGCCTCGAAGATTTGCGCAGCGCGGTCGCGTTATCAAATGTGAATCAGGCAACGGGAAATTTCGACGGCCCCAAACAAGCGTACACAATTGACACGAATGACCAGATTATTTCCAGCGCGGGGTATCGTTCAGCCATCATCGCGTATCGCAACGGCGGCGCGGTGCGGCTGTCGGATGTCGCCACCGTGATTGACGATGCCGAGAACGTCAAACAGTCCGCGTGGTCGAACAAAACGCCGGCTGTCATTCTGAACATTCAACGACAGCCCGGAGCCAATATTATTGGTGTCGTAGACCGCATCGAAAAGCTCTTGCCACAGCTTAAAACTTCGCTGCCGTCAGCAATCAATTTGTCCGTGCTGACCGACCGCACGACGACGATTCGTGCCTCAGTCAAAGATGTGCAATTTGAATTAATGCTGACCGTCGCGCTGGTTGTGCTGGTGATTTTTTTGTTCCTGCGCACGCTGGCCGCGACCGTCATTCCCAGCATTGCCGTACCGCTTTCGCTGGTCGGCACATTCGGCGTGATGTACCTGCTCGGTTATAGCCTCGATAACCTTTCGTTGATGGCGCTGACGATCTCAACGGGCTTTGTCGTAGATGACGCCATCGTCGTGATTGAAAACATCACTCGTCATTTGGAAGCCGGAATGCGCCCGATGCAAGCCGCATTGCTCGGCGCACAGCAGATCGGTTTCACGGTGCTTTCGATGAGTACATCGCTGGTCGCGGTCTTCATTCCGATTCTGTTGATGGGCGGGATTGTCGGGCGGTTGTTCCGCGAATTTGCGGTGACGCTTTCAATTGCGATTGCGCTTTCCTCGCTGGTGTCATTAACGCTGACGCCGATGATGTGTGCGAAGTTATTGCGCTCCGCTCACGACATAAAACACGGATGGCTGTATCGCGCGAGTGAACGTTTCTTCAATTGGTTGCTGCGTGACTATGACAAAAGCCTCAGTTGGGTGTTGCGTCATCCGCAACCCATGTTGCTGGTCACGATTCTGACGATTTGCCTAAGCATCTATTTGTACATCATCGTGCCCAAGGGCTTCTTTCCCGATCAGGACACGGGGCGGATGATGGGCAACATTCAAGCCGCGCAGGACATTTCGTATCAGGAGATGCGGCAGAAACTTTCGCAAGTCGTGGAAATCATTCTCAAAGACCCGGCAGTTGACACTGTCGGCGCATTCACGGGCGGCGGCGGTGGTTCCACTACGAACACGGCGCGGATGTTCGTTTCGCTGAAATCAATCCAGCAACGCAAAGTCAGCGCCAGCGACGTCATCAATCGGTTGCGTGGTCCGCTATCAAAAGTTCCTGGCGCACAAACTTTCCTGCGTCCTGTGCAGGACATCAACGTCGGCGGCAGGTTGAGCAACGCGCTGTACCAATACACGCTGCAAGGCGATAGCGTCGCTGATCTGACGCAATGGACGCCGCTGCTGATGGAGCGTATGCGCAAGCTGCCGCAACTAACCGATGTCAATTCCGATCAGCAAAATCGTGGTTTGGTCGCATCACTCGACATTGACCGTGACACGGCGGCTCGGCTCGGGCTGAATTTTCAATTGATTGACAACACGCTCTACGACGCCTTTGGGCAACGGCAAGTCTCGACGATGTATCGCTCCCTGAATCAGTACCACGTCGTGATGGAGGTTGCGCCGCAATATTGGCAAAATCCTGAAACGCTGAAACAGCTTTATGTGCAAGCTCCGTCGGGCGCACAAATTCCCTTCAGCGCGTTTGCGAAATACAAGACCGATTTGACGCCGCTGGCGGTCAATCATCAGGGGCTTTTTCCCGCGACGACAATCTCGTTCAATCTCGCCGCTGGCGTAGCGCTGGGCGATGCGGTGCAGGCCATTCAGCAGGCACAACGCGACATCGGCATGCCCGCGTCCATACAGGCCGGTTTTCAAGGCACAGCCCAGGCCTTTCAATCTTCGCTGGCGAATGAATGGATATTGATCGTAGCGGCGTTGCTGGCGGTGTACATCGTGCTGGGCATTTTGTACGAAAGCTACATTCATCCGATCACGATTCTCTCAACGCTGCCGTCCGCAGGCGTGGGCGCATTATTGGCCTTATTGCTCTTCAAGATTGACCTGACCATCATCGCGCTGATCGGCATCATCCTGCTGATCGGCATCGTGAAAAAGAACGCGATTATGATGATTGACTTCGCTCTCGAAGCAGAACGCGAACATGGCAGGAAACCCGAAGAAGCAATTTATCAAGCGTGCCTGCTGCGCTTTCGTCCGATCATGATGACGACGCTGGCGGCATTGCTGGGCGGCTTGCCATTAGCGTTTGGCAGAGGGACAGGCGCAGAGTTGCGGCAACCGTTGGGCATCACGATTGTCGGCGGCTTGATCGTCAGCCAGATGCTGACGCTGTTCACAACGCCGGTCGTGTATATGTATTTGGACCGGTTGGGGTGGTGGCTGAAGGCTGTGCGCGGCAAAATCATGGGAAAGCGTAAATTGCGCCTCACCAAAACAGCCTGATACCTGATACCGCTGAGTTGGGGCCATTTGGGAAATACCGGGCTATAGGCGACCAACTCGCCCCAGGCCGCGAGGCCAGGCGCAGCGTTGCCAGCAAGGGCGGCCCCTTGCGCCGATACACCTCACGTCGCTGGCAAAGTCAGACTGCCGCTCATCGCTGCCCTGCCCGGAACGCGCTGACTGGCGGTCAACGTGGCATATCTATTGCGACAAGCGTGTTGCGGAATTGTTGAGAATCCGGCGACGGGTTCTGCCGGACAGTTTTTTTGCTGAACAGGCAACACTCATTGAGGAGAAGCAATGCTCAACTTGAAGAAAGATATTCCAAGCATTACCGCGTGGTTCTATTTGTCATTTTTGGTTGTACCGTTCCTTTGCCCGGCGGCCAATGCGGCTGATGACGCCTGCAAAATATCAGCGACCAAGATTTATGAAACGGCAGCCCCAGCAGTGGTTTTCATCACCGCCACCACAATCAATCCTTACCGGCTGTCGGATCGTGTCGAACACATCGTCGGCTCCGGGTTCATTATTGATGCCGAGGGGTTGATCTTGACCAACTCCCACGTCGCGTTTGGACGACAATCGCTGACCGTCAAACTGGATGACGGCACCGTGTTGCCCGCGCGGCTGCTGGGCGCTGATCCGCTCTTCGACATCGCCGTGTTACAAATTCCCAAGCCGAGCAAAGGGCAACTGCCAACAGTGAAGCTGGGCGATTCCGACCACACTCGCGCCGGCGAAGAAATGCTCGCGCTGGGCAATCCGCTAGGGCTGGATCAGACGTTGACGCGCGGGATCGTGTCGGCGCTCAATCGTGTCTT harbors:
- a CDS encoding MdtA/MuxA family multidrug efflux RND transporter periplasmic adaptor subunit codes for the protein MSANTKSLPQPDLTAAQDEPQRVNGPGAVVTVFRLEPQSAKRLKEVTAAPPAPPPTTAEAPRPAAGQNEALPAAGHQSHTRWWLLLFAVLLASGFWAYQRPPAVSAPLKPARNAVPSVPVTIATARTSDIPVYLNGLGTVTPLNTISVKTRLDGQLTRIDFKEGQFVNKGALLAEIDARPYEVQLAQAQAQLERDQATLNNAKADLARYQYLVGKGIIPQQQVDTQAAVVAQNSAVIKVDETQIDNAKLQLTYCRITAPISGRIGLRQVDPGNMVHAADANGLVVITQVQPIGVLFTIPEDSLSAVLQKFRTGAQLSAEAYDRSGQTKLVAGRLLTMDNQIDPATGTNRLKAVFENKANALFPNQFVNIRLLVETQKDKVLIPAVAIQRGPNGAFVYVVKPDQTVEVRPVTVSTMEGTEAAIDSGLAANEQVVTDGVDKLQAGSKVQIANKEKAGA
- a CDS encoding multidrug efflux RND transporter permease subunit produces the protein MSPSRIFIERPVATSLLMAAILLSGIVAYFQLPVSALPQVDYPTIQVLTFYPGASPDVMASSVTAPLERQFGQMPGLNQMTSSSSFGSSLITLQFDLELSLDVAEQEVQASINAGTTFLPKDLPNPPIYSKTNPADAPIITLALTSDTLPLAKVEDLADTRLAQKISQLPGVGLVSISGGQKPAVRIQANPTALAAYGMSLEDLRSAVALSNVNQATGNFDGPKQAYTIDTNDQIISSAGYRSAIIAYRNGGAVRLSDVATVIDDAENVKQSAWSNKTPAVILNIQRQPGANIIGVVDRIEKLLPQLKTSLPSAINLSVLTDRTTTIRASVKDVQFELMLTVALVVLVIFLFLRTLAATVIPSIAVPLSLVGTFGVMYLLGYSLDNLSLMALTISTGFVVDDAIVVIENITRHLEAGMRPMQAALLGAQQIGFTVLSMSTSLVAVFIPILLMGGIVGRLFREFAVTLSIAIALSSLVSLTLTPMMCAKLLRSAHDIKHGWLYRASERFFNWLLRDYDKSLSWVLRHPQPMLLVTILTICLSIYLYIIVPKGFFPDQDTGRMMGNIQAAQDISYQEMRQKLSQVVEIILKDPAVDTVGAFTGGGGGSTTNTARMFVSLKSIQQRKVSASDVINRLRGPLSKVPGAQTFLRPVQDINVGGRLSNALYQYTLQGDSVADLTQWTPLLMERMRKLPQLTDVNSDQQNRGLVASLDIDRDTAARLGLNFQLIDNTLYDAFGQRQVSTMYRSLNQYHVVMEVAPQYWQNPETLKQLYVQAPSGAQIPFSAFAKYKTDLTPLAVNHQGLFPATTISFNLAAGVALGDAVQAIQQAQRDIGMPASIQAGFQGTAQAFQSSLANEWILIVAALLAVYIVLGILYESYIHPITILSTLPSAGVGALLALLLFKIDLTIIALIGIILLIGIVKKNAIMMIDFALEAEREHGRKPEEAIYQACLLRFRPIMMTTLAALLGGLPLAFGRGTGAELRQPLGITIVGGLIVSQMLTLFTTPVVYMYLDRLGWWLKAVRGKIMGKRKLRLTKTA
- a CDS encoding TolC family protein: MKFGLCNALAHCLCLLILTGSFSTRVSAQTPLPQPEPTRSPSPPLSIQPLSIQADTLTQRMPDHLTGVAADKVVRWTLKDSILAALEKNPDIEIGRQSVRLAQFSILAAQGVYDPLASSTLNYNWQRTPNFSQFSGSAQDFLQNTSLTYNFGYLQAVERTGGSYQINFNNARNTSNTANLATYYNPALTLALTQPLQRNFAIDANRHLIQINKKKLDLSDAQFRQQVIQIIASVEQVYWDLSFAIRSEEIQRDALKLAETQLRNNQEQVKAGTLAQIDVITAATQVETVRQQVFQAMQAVAQAEDALKLLTVEGTTDELWISQIVPVESFELKPLTLSLPDALQLALDNRPEINQFAPQKEINDIDVKYFRDQTKPQVDLTASYGVVGVGGSAASFPDANGVLQPAKVSPVFIGGYGTALDSLAKNSFPVVRVGLNLALPLHNRTAQANLGSALETGRQLDTQLRKQQQTIQSDVRTAYHAVEAARLSYGAARSARAYAEQQLSGEQEKFSVGLSTTFLVLTRQNDLTQARGVEVQTLTNYNKAVADLQRAIAATLSANSIEIQSGKDNPLGSGRP